In Bombus huntii isolate Logan2020A chromosome 9, iyBomHunt1.1, whole genome shotgun sequence, a single window of DNA contains:
- the LOC126869232 gene encoding basic proline-rich protein-like → MKATFVAIFATLLVTFAFANPPQCPTKDGEDIVLFPNPDDCSTYYSCSAGRLQIMKCSEGLEYNTDLRVCDWPREHAECKHHHSRPPHSSTARSTVTSRPPRPTESGKYSTAASPRPSQRTLSTDEPFRPTHPTKQTHPSRPTTEPSRPPKPPHPTRPSHPPRPPHPTKPSHPSRPTDSTEPSHPPRPPHPTRPSHPPRPTPSVSPKPPRRPNPDFPPHRPDHKPHDRPLPPHHPPGPPHHPPGPPHHPPVPPHHPPVPPHHPPGPPHHPPGPPHHPPGPPHHPPGPPHHPPSPPHHPPGPPHHPPVPPHHPPGPPHHPPGPPHRPPGPPHRPPGPPHRPPGPPHHPPVPPHHPPGPPHHRPIPPHHPPGPPHHRPIPPHHRPVPPHHRPVPPHHRPVPPHHPPGPPHHRPVPPHHPPGPPHRPHLPPIPHHPPQRPHSPFDEPIFPRYED, encoded by the exons ATGAAAG CAACGTTTGTGGCAATATTTGCCACACTTTTGGTGACGTTTGCTTTCGCCAACCCACCTCAATGTCCAACTAAGGACGGAGAGGATATTGTCTTGTTTCCGAATCCAGATGACTGCTCGACCTACTATTCCTGCAGTGCAGGCAGACTGCAGATAATGAAATGTAGTGAAGGACTGGAATATAATACGGATTTAAGAGTATGCGATTGGCCCAGAGAGCATGCAGAATGTAAACATCACCATTCAAGACCACCACATTCTTCGACAGCCCGTTCTACGGTGACATCTCGCCCTCCACGACCAACTGAATCTGGCAAATACAGTACTGCTGCATCACCCCGTCCGTCACAACGAACTCTTTCTACTGATGAACCATTCCGACCAACTCACCCTACTAAACAAACCCACCCTTCGAGACCAACTACTGAACCATCCCGTCCTCCAAAACCACCTCACCCTACTAGACCATCCCATCCTCCAAGACCACCTCATCCTACTAAACCATCCCATCCTTCAAGACCAACTGATTCTACTGAACCATCCCATCCTCCAAGACCACCTCACCCTACTAGACCATCTCATCCTCCAAGACCAACTCCATCTGTCAGTCCAAAGCCACCTCGTCGACCAAATCCGGATTTTCCTCCACACCGCCCAGACCATAAACCACACGACCGACCCCTTCCTCCACACCACCCACCCGGTCCACCACACCACCCACCCGGTCCACCGCACCACCCACCCGTTCCACCGCACCACCCACCCGTTCCACCGCACCACCCACCCGGCCCACCACACCACCCACCGGGCCCACCACACCACCCACCCGGCCCACCACACCACCCACCCGGCCCACCACACCACCCACCCAGCCCACCACACCATCCACCCGGCCCACCGCACCATCCACCCGTACCACCGCACCATCCACCCGGTCCACCGCACCATCCACCCGGTCCACCGCACCGCCCACCCGGTCCACCACACCGCCCACCCGGTCCACCACACCGCCCACCCGGTCCACCGCACCACCCACCCGTTCCACCGCACCACCCACCCGGTCCACCACACCACCGTCCCATTCCACCGCACCACCCACCCGGTCCACCACACCACCGTCCCATTCCACCGCACCATCGTCCCGTTCCACCGCACCATCGTCCCGTTCCACCGCACCATCGTCCCGTTCCTCCGCACCACCCACCCGGCCCACCACACCACCGTCCCGTTCCACCGCACCACCCACCCGGTCCACCACACCGCCCGCATCTTCCCCCAATTCCACATCATCCCCCACAACGTCCTCATTCCCCTTTTGATGAGCCCATCTTTCCAAGATACGAAGACTAA
- the LOC126869230 gene encoding uncharacterized protein LOC126869230 isoform X2, protein MDATVSRDVTAISWTHKGDPNGVRIDTRNAPPGEWRMKLVGVEDSKYRFVVQGLVDEENDVDKLFSPNLRSNENINDEANKYDRSNIKKEVDISQDEKETFNDKIMPIISDITVVEQQNLNATSSYKLVGNRKITRERSLKYVIQDRDENKEIRKEISTEYDLSMITPSTESMLLNLYEYVTIVDINKNLTVTSNSSNEKFVERMIPIEEWDKSHKKSSIGVIDNLDVDIRTPVQKNVGTSMRMIETLDNRELSEELANYANENIIEEKTMLIEVNRNSNLLVTPGTIHRIVFDVMNSCILPVRYVFRVKSTPFRLYNIQPAYTWIYPGQVSNVAVDLIVPDNAAPDTANTVTLFILGTEIKEKSVYLYVKGSLSKLTDDVKPTTEYSFNNNCAGKLVKDRCYKSRWSVDITIQDYDSGLKRVISSLNNVYPRTEFISGTRSPVTFYYSATCCDKTVKITAIDLLDNYSTITIDVTAWNNLSEAEIAAITVGALIALLFIIAITVLIIYCIRKRKSHNLPYTQRYGSRPPTQSERTTF, encoded by the exons ACGCAACAGTGTCGAGGGACGTAACGGCGATATCTTGGACGCATAAGGGAGACCCGAACGGAGTGAGAATTGACACACGAAATGCGCCACCTGGCGAGTGGCGGATGAAACTTGTAGGGGTGGAAGATTCGAAATATCGCTTCGTTGTGCAGGGTCTCGTGGACGAAGAGAACGACGTAGACAAACTGTTTTCGCCGAATCTACGGTCGAACG aaaaCATCAACGATGAAGCGAATAAATATGATCGTTCAAACATTAAAAAGGAAGTAGATATATCACAAGATGAAAAGGAGAcatttaatgataaaataatg CCGATTATTTCTGATATAACTGTGGTTGAACAACAAAATTTGAATGCTACAAGTAGTTACAAATTAGTGGGGAACAGAAAGATAACACGAGAAAGATCACTAAAGTATGTTATTCAAGATCGagatgaaaataaagaaataaggaaagaaatttcaaCAGAATACGATTTGTCGATGATTACTCCTAGTACTGAAAGCATGCTGCTTAATTTGTATGAGTATGTTACTATCgtagatattaataaaaatttaactGTTACTTCGAATTCTTCAAATGAGAAATTTGTTGAAAGAATGATTCCAATAGAg GAATGGGATAAGTCTCATAAAAAATCTTCTATTGGAGTAATCGATAACCTCGACGTTGATATCAGAACACCAGTACAAAAAAATGTTGGTACATCTATGAGGATGATAGAAACTTTAGATAATCGTGAACTATCCGAGGAATTGGCAAACTATgctaatgaaaatattatcgaGGAGAAAACGATGCTTATAGAGGTAAACAGAAATAGCAATCTGCTTGTTACACCAGGAACGATACACAGAATAGTATTTGATGTGATGAACAGTTGTATTTTGCCTGTCAGATATGTATTCAGAGTAAAGAGCACTCCTTTCAGATTGTACAACATTCAACCAGCCTA cACATGGATATATCCCGGACAGGTGAGCAACGTAGCGGTAGATTTGATTGTACCTGATAATGCTGCACCGGATACAGCTAACACTGTCACGTTGTTTATCTTGGGTAcagaaataaaggaaaaatctGTATATCTATACGTAAAAGGATCACTTTCAAAG CTAACCGATGATGTAAAGCCAACTAccgaatattctttcaataatAACTGCGCTGGAAAATTGGTAAAAGACCGATGCTATAAATCCCGTTGGAGCGTCGACATTACAATTCAAGATTACGACTCAG GTCTGAAACGTGTGATATCGTCACTGAACAATGTTTACCCACGTACGGAATTTATTAGTGGCACAAGAAGCCCTGTAACATTCTATTATTCTGCTACGTGTTGTGATAAGACAGTTAAAATTACAGCAATAGATTTATTAGATAATTACAGCACTATAACTATAGATGTCACAG CATGGAACAACTTATCAGAAGCTGAGATTGCAGCTATTACAGTAGGAGCATTGATAGCTTTGTTATTCATTATTGCGATCACTGTCTTAATTATATATTGCAttcgaaaaaggaaaagtCACAACTTGCCTTATACACAACGATATGGATCAAGACCACCTACGCAGTCAGAAAGGACTACTTTCTAA
- the LOC126869230 gene encoding uncharacterized protein LOC126869230 isoform X1 yields the protein MLYAYLLHAKHATVSRDVTAISWTHKGDPNGVRIDTRNAPPGEWRMKLVGVEDSKYRFVVQGLVDEENDVDKLFSPNLRSNENINDEANKYDRSNIKKEVDISQDEKETFNDKIMPIISDITVVEQQNLNATSSYKLVGNRKITRERSLKYVIQDRDENKEIRKEISTEYDLSMITPSTESMLLNLYEYVTIVDINKNLTVTSNSSNEKFVERMIPIEEWDKSHKKSSIGVIDNLDVDIRTPVQKNVGTSMRMIETLDNRELSEELANYANENIIEEKTMLIEVNRNSNLLVTPGTIHRIVFDVMNSCILPVRYVFRVKSTPFRLYNIQPAYTWIYPGQVSNVAVDLIVPDNAAPDTANTVTLFILGTEIKEKSVYLYVKGSLSKLTDDVKPTTEYSFNNNCAGKLVKDRCYKSRWSVDITIQDYDSGLKRVISSLNNVYPRTEFISGTRSPVTFYYSATCCDKTVKITAIDLLDNYSTITIDVTAWNNLSEAEIAAITVGALIALLFIIAITVLIIYCIRKRKSHNLPYTQRYGSRPPTQSERTTF from the exons ATGCTGTACGCATATTTATTACACGCGAAAC ACGCAACAGTGTCGAGGGACGTAACGGCGATATCTTGGACGCATAAGGGAGACCCGAACGGAGTGAGAATTGACACACGAAATGCGCCACCTGGCGAGTGGCGGATGAAACTTGTAGGGGTGGAAGATTCGAAATATCGCTTCGTTGTGCAGGGTCTCGTGGACGAAGAGAACGACGTAGACAAACTGTTTTCGCCGAATCTACGGTCGAACG aaaaCATCAACGATGAAGCGAATAAATATGATCGTTCAAACATTAAAAAGGAAGTAGATATATCACAAGATGAAAAGGAGAcatttaatgataaaataatg CCGATTATTTCTGATATAACTGTGGTTGAACAACAAAATTTGAATGCTACAAGTAGTTACAAATTAGTGGGGAACAGAAAGATAACACGAGAAAGATCACTAAAGTATGTTATTCAAGATCGagatgaaaataaagaaataaggaaagaaatttcaaCAGAATACGATTTGTCGATGATTACTCCTAGTACTGAAAGCATGCTGCTTAATTTGTATGAGTATGTTACTATCgtagatattaataaaaatttaactGTTACTTCGAATTCTTCAAATGAGAAATTTGTTGAAAGAATGATTCCAATAGAg GAATGGGATAAGTCTCATAAAAAATCTTCTATTGGAGTAATCGATAACCTCGACGTTGATATCAGAACACCAGTACAAAAAAATGTTGGTACATCTATGAGGATGATAGAAACTTTAGATAATCGTGAACTATCCGAGGAATTGGCAAACTATgctaatgaaaatattatcgaGGAGAAAACGATGCTTATAGAGGTAAACAGAAATAGCAATCTGCTTGTTACACCAGGAACGATACACAGAATAGTATTTGATGTGATGAACAGTTGTATTTTGCCTGTCAGATATGTATTCAGAGTAAAGAGCACTCCTTTCAGATTGTACAACATTCAACCAGCCTA cACATGGATATATCCCGGACAGGTGAGCAACGTAGCGGTAGATTTGATTGTACCTGATAATGCTGCACCGGATACAGCTAACACTGTCACGTTGTTTATCTTGGGTAcagaaataaaggaaaaatctGTATATCTATACGTAAAAGGATCACTTTCAAAG CTAACCGATGATGTAAAGCCAACTAccgaatattctttcaataatAACTGCGCTGGAAAATTGGTAAAAGACCGATGCTATAAATCCCGTTGGAGCGTCGACATTACAATTCAAGATTACGACTCAG GTCTGAAACGTGTGATATCGTCACTGAACAATGTTTACCCACGTACGGAATTTATTAGTGGCACAAGAAGCCCTGTAACATTCTATTATTCTGCTACGTGTTGTGATAAGACAGTTAAAATTACAGCAATAGATTTATTAGATAATTACAGCACTATAACTATAGATGTCACAG CATGGAACAACTTATCAGAAGCTGAGATTGCAGCTATTACAGTAGGAGCATTGATAGCTTTGTTATTCATTATTGCGATCACTGTCTTAATTATATATTGCAttcgaaaaaggaaaagtCACAACTTGCCTTATACACAACGATATGGATCAAGACCACCTACGCAGTCAGAAAGGACTACTTTCTAA